The DNA sequence TCTTCTATATTGTATCCCATCGCAGCCAGAGCTAGACGAAGCTGACGAGCAGGTAACGACATTTTCGGCCCGTTCAAAACTAACACAGCCGGACGGATAGGTAAAGAAACCCCCGCTATCGTTGAGGCAAGCCTTTTCCTTTGCAGGTACGATAGCAATACGATTGCTGCTGCAGATTTACGATTTACCTCCATTCGTATGGGCATCGCTTACAGTGCAAACTGAGTCGATTTCGATAAATTTTAGTGGCAAACTGTATCGCAGTACGCGAAAGTTACCACGTGTCTACACAGTATACAACATTCTACTGTACGGGCACACATTTCTCACTCATTCGTTCTGTTCCTGTACTTCCTGTTTAACCGCCCAGTACACGGGGACTGTGGCATACTAACAGTCAAGAGTAAGAAACGAGTGTTTTACACCGAAGTAATCAAATTCAAAACAACTCTCTATCCGGGAAATGAATATTgtcgtcctgaaaaggacggttTTGGTTTGATGCACGTGGTCGTCGAACGAGCGGAAAGTAGTTTAGGCCTTCTTTTCGGTCTTCTTGGGCAGCAGAACAGCCTGAATGTTTGGCAGGACACCACCCTGGGCAATGGTGACGCCAGACAGCAGTTTGTTCAATTCTTCGTCGTTGCGGATGGCCAACTGCAGATGACGGGGGATGATTCTGGTTTTCTTGTTGTCACGAGCAGCGTTTCCTGCCAACTCGAGGACTTCAGCAGCCAGATACTCCATCACGGCAGCCAAGTAGACGGGGGCACCGGCACCGACACGCTCGGCATAGTTGCCCTTCCTCAGCAGACGGTGGATACGACCGACCGGGAACTGCAATCCAGCACGGTTGGAACGGGACTTTGCCTTTCCCTTAACTTTGCCTCCTTTGCCGCGGCCAGACATTGTGAGTTGGTAGTGTTGAGTTTTACTAACGGAGATACGTTCACAAAGCGTACGTAAGCTGTACTGATGGCGAATCCACGGAACGGAGGTTATTTTATACCTGCGTAGCACAGCGCCGTACCCATACCAGGGAGGGGAAAGCGAAACGAATAAAATGACAAACAAACTAAAGGGGCAGGACAGTGCTCGCtattctaggggtataaaagagaACCACTCCACTCGGTAGGCATCAGTTTCAGTTTCCTTTTGGATCGATAACAACCTCAACGTAGCACGATGGCACCGAAAACCAGCGGAAAGGCCGCCAAGAAATCCGGCAAGGCCCAGAAGAACATTGTCAAGGgtgacaagaagaagaagaagcagcgcAGGAAGGAAAGCTACGCTATCTACATCTACAAGGTGTTGAAGCAAGTCCACCCGGACACTGGCGTCTCGTCGAAGGCTATGAGCATCATGAACAGCTTCGTCAACGACATCTTCGAACGCATTGCCGCCGAAGCCTCCCGTCTGGCTCACTACAACAAGCGCTCGACTATCACCTCTCGCGAAATTCAGACCGCCGTCCGTCTTCTGCTCCCAGGAGAGTTGGCCAAGCACGCCGTTTCCGAAGGCACCAAGGCCGTCACCAAGTACACCAGCTCCAAGTAAATGACGACCAGTACCGGATAATCGCACCAAAACCAaaaggcccttttcagggccactatACCATTCCAAAAAAgagttaattttgaaataatGACCCTTCGAACCGACTTGCGACACACGTACGACCCATTCAGGGACGTACCCTACACACATTTTTTGCTGCACATGAGTGGAACAAACCAATCCTGAGCAAGCTTTGGCTTAGCAAGCTgctgttcagctagttctgtttctgtgGGTGCTCACCTTTAGCAAAGATGATCGATTTTCCAACCAGACGGCCTTGGGAGTGGGGTTACCATAGGAATCATGGGAAACATTGAACATTTTACAAAGCATACTGAGAATTTTCTCGAACCGACTGTAACACTACTACGACTCATCCCTCTCCCTGTGCCAAGCAGGGATGGCGACGATTTACTGCTGCCACTGTGACATGCTTGCAGCTAgttgaaataataataataataataataaaaaaaaaaaaaaaagaaaaaagctcGA is a window from the Aedes albopictus strain Foshan unplaced genomic scaffold, AalbF5 HiC_scaffold_118, whole genome shotgun sequence genome containing:
- the LOC109397482 gene encoding histone H2B, producing MAPKTSGKAAKKSGKAQKNIVKGDKKKKKQRRKESYAIYIYKVLKQVHPDTGVSSKAMSIMNSFVNDIFERIAAEASRLAHYNKRSTITSREIQTAVRLLLPGELAKHAVSEGTKAVTKYTSSK
- the LOC134284432 gene encoding histone H2A, with the protein product MSGRGKGGKVKGKAKSRSNRAGLQFPVGRIHRLLRKGNYAERVGAGAPVYLAAVMEYLAAEVLELAGNAARDNKKTRIIPRHLQLAIRNDEELNKLLSGVTIAQGGVLPNIQAVLLPKKTEKKA